Proteins encoded within one genomic window of Couchioplanes caeruleus:
- a CDS encoding arginase family protein, which translates to MVIVVPYHQDERLPGDLLPLPGREPVLVVDPELPPGDLWTRLAALDEAVAAAVADAPGPVTVVSGDCLMAVAALAGAQRAGLDPALVWFDAHGDVHTLASSTSGYPGGLSLRLAMGGDPALLADRLGLRPVVEERVLLVGARDLDPAEVSFLAASRVRRTTVTGLCAADAPPGPLIVHVDLDVVDPAELPGLLFPAPGGPPASEVVAAVRRLRATGRVAVLDIACPWQRVADPSGRTALLDALIPRDRAAGQ; encoded by the coding sequence ATGGTGATCGTCGTCCCCTACCACCAGGACGAGCGGCTCCCCGGCGACCTGCTGCCGCTGCCCGGCCGGGAGCCGGTGCTGGTCGTCGACCCGGAGCTGCCGCCCGGTGATCTGTGGACCCGCCTGGCGGCCCTCGACGAGGCGGTGGCCGCCGCGGTGGCCGATGCGCCGGGCCCGGTCACGGTCGTCTCCGGCGACTGCCTGATGGCGGTCGCCGCGCTCGCCGGCGCCCAGCGTGCCGGCCTGGACCCGGCCCTCGTGTGGTTCGACGCGCACGGCGACGTGCACACCCTGGCGTCCTCCACGTCCGGCTACCCCGGCGGGCTCTCCCTGCGGCTGGCCATGGGCGGCGATCCGGCGCTCCTGGCGGACCGCCTCGGCCTGCGCCCGGTGGTCGAGGAGCGGGTCCTGCTGGTCGGCGCGCGCGACCTGGACCCGGCGGAGGTGTCCTTCCTCGCGGCCAGCCGGGTCCGCCGGACGACCGTCACCGGCCTCTGCGCCGCCGACGCCCCGCCGGGCCCGCTGATCGTGCACGTCGACCTGGACGTGGTCGACCCGGCGGAGCTGCCGGGCCTGCTCTTTCCGGCGCCGGGCGGCCCGCCGGCGTCCGAGGTGGTCGCGGCGGTGCGGCGGTTGCGAGCCACCGGCCGGGTCGCGGTCCTCGACATCGCGTGCCCGTGGCAGCGCGTCGCGGATCCGTCCGGTCGCACCGCGCTGCTGGACGCGCTGATCCCCCGGGACCGGGCCGCCGGGCAATGA
- a CDS encoding GNAT family N-acetyltransferase: protein MMEIGLRVVADDDLDAIYQQMRDPEAVRMAAFTAEDPDDRVAFDEHLVRLRTSPEIKLRAITVGGELAGTIASFAVGSDTEITYWLGRDWWGRGVATTAVRMFLDTVPVRPITARAASDNAGSLAVLRKAGFRVVGKEVAYATARGREIEETVLRLDGPQAD, encoded by the coding sequence ATGATGGAGATCGGTCTGCGCGTGGTGGCCGACGACGACCTCGACGCCATCTATCAGCAGATGCGCGACCCCGAGGCGGTCCGGATGGCGGCGTTCACCGCCGAGGACCCCGACGACCGGGTCGCCTTCGACGAGCATCTCGTCCGGCTGCGGACCTCGCCGGAGATCAAGCTGCGGGCGATCACGGTCGGCGGGGAGCTCGCCGGGACGATCGCGAGTTTCGCCGTCGGCAGCGACACCGAGATCACGTACTGGCTGGGCCGGGACTGGTGGGGCCGGGGCGTCGCCACCACCGCGGTCCGGATGTTCCTGGACACCGTTCCCGTGCGTCCCATCACGGCCCGGGCCGCCAGCGACAACGCCGGCTCGCTCGCGGTGCTGCGCAAGGCGGGCTTCCGGGTGGTCGGCAAGGAGGTCGCGTACGCCACGGCGCGCGGCCGGGAGATCGAGGAGACCGTACTGCGCCTGGACGGGCCTCAGGCGGATTAG
- a CDS encoding ferric reductase-like transmembrane domain-containing protein — protein MGSTGGRTPPSKLTVALFGTSILAALWSVMMLIPAGRVAWVYIFYYLEFYMGVVSLVSLSITIMVGLVSTDRLVLSIRQRLLLQSAHRTTGVMAIAALGVHVWTKFAEEHIGLIDIFIPFMYQGFNRVFVGFGTVSGWIMVMVMWTGIARARFIGRGKPWMWRAVHSVSYLMWPIALLHGLNAGRPAAAWVNVSYVVCVLGVLIGLAVRIAVSLNRRKDFASQAGTAGGGTGGMKPVGAMASTAPIAKGRGARTRREDPMVSDRGNAVEAWVPAAPARPAEPAARPAKPSEPAPVSAAPVDAPPAERRPRRRVDEDERARRRRDFDDAPTQRWEFEDEDEMPARRSRYADDAPAPRQRRAAAAERFDEPTRPISRRALEESPRRYADDDEMPAPTGRRRAGDAYEETPRPRSRRHADAELDDEPAPRSRGRRHAGDDDAATVPRGRRAPDDMPRSRYADDEPARPRRYADDDRYADDDRHADAPRRRAARYAEDEPPRPARSSRYSEERPVRETRSPRYTEEDDDAPRARRDRGADIDRADSGRHSRSEFVDLAGGEPAGDYDDPNYMEPDETPTLVDMAQRRARKATQQEPVRTGSGRGARRGSRSRTTDEAADDRYWAQLRGEAQ, from the coding sequence ATGGGATCCACGGGTGGCCGGACACCACCCTCCAAGCTCACCGTCGCCCTGTTCGGCACGTCGATCCTCGCGGCGCTGTGGTCCGTGATGATGCTCATCCCGGCCGGCCGCGTCGCATGGGTCTACATCTTCTACTACCTCGAGTTCTACATGGGCGTCGTGTCGCTCGTGTCGCTCTCGATCACGATCATGGTCGGACTGGTCTCCACCGACCGCCTGGTGCTCTCGATCCGCCAGCGCCTGCTGCTGCAGTCCGCCCACCGGACCACCGGCGTCATGGCCATCGCCGCCCTCGGCGTGCACGTCTGGACCAAGTTCGCCGAGGAACACATCGGGCTGATCGACATCTTCATCCCGTTCATGTACCAGGGCTTCAACAGGGTCTTCGTCGGGTTCGGCACGGTTTCCGGCTGGATCATGGTGATGGTGATGTGGACCGGCATCGCCCGGGCCCGGTTCATCGGTCGCGGCAAGCCGTGGATGTGGCGCGCCGTGCACAGCGTCTCCTACCTGATGTGGCCGATCGCCCTGCTGCACGGGCTCAACGCGGGCCGGCCCGCCGCCGCCTGGGTCAACGTCAGCTACGTCGTCTGCGTGCTCGGCGTACTCATCGGCCTCGCGGTCCGCATCGCGGTCAGCCTCAACCGCCGCAAGGACTTCGCGTCGCAGGCGGGCACGGCGGGCGGCGGCACCGGCGGTATGAAGCCGGTCGGCGCGATGGCGTCCACCGCGCCCATCGCCAAGGGCCGCGGTGCGCGTACGCGGCGTGAGGACCCGATGGTCTCCGACCGTGGCAACGCCGTAGAGGCATGGGTGCCCGCCGCCCCGGCCCGTCCCGCCGAGCCCGCCGCCCGGCCGGCCAAACCGTCGGAGCCCGCCCCGGTCAGCGCCGCCCCGGTCGACGCGCCGCCCGCCGAGCGCCGCCCGCGCCGCCGCGTCGACGAGGACGAGCGCGCCCGGCGCCGCCGCGACTTCGACGACGCGCCCACGCAGCGCTGGGAGTTCGAGGACGAGGACGAGATGCCGGCGAGGCGCTCCCGCTACGCCGACGACGCCCCGGCCCCGCGCCAGCGCCGCGCCGCCGCGGCCGAGCGGTTCGACGAGCCGACCCGGCCGATCTCGCGCCGCGCCCTCGAGGAGAGTCCGCGCCGCTACGCCGACGACGACGAGATGCCGGCCCCGACCGGCCGCCGCCGGGCCGGCGACGCCTACGAGGAGACTCCCCGTCCCCGCTCGCGCCGCCACGCCGACGCCGAGCTCGACGACGAGCCGGCCCCGCGCTCCCGGGGCCGCCGCCACGCGGGCGACGACGACGCCGCGACGGTCCCGCGGGGCCGCCGGGCGCCGGACGACATGCCGCGGTCGCGGTACGCCGACGACGAGCCGGCGCGGCCCCGCCGGTATGCCGACGACGACCGGTACGCCGACGACGACCGGCACGCCGACGCCCCGCGCCGCCGCGCCGCCCGGTACGCCGAGGACGAGCCGCCCCGCCCGGCGCGTTCCTCCCGCTACAGCGAGGAGCGTCCCGTCCGCGAGACGCGTTCCCCCCGCTACACCGAGGAGGACGACGATGCGCCCCGGGCCCGGCGCGACCGGGGCGCCGACATCGATCGCGCCGACTCGGGGCGGCACAGCCGCAGCGAGTTCGTGGACCTGGCCGGTGGGGAGCCGGCCGGCGACTACGACGACCCGAACTACATGGAGCCCGACGAGACGCCGACCCTCGTGGACATGGCGCAGCGGCGGGCCCGCAAGGCGACACAGCAGGAACCCGTGCGTACCGGGTCGGGCCGGGGGGCCCGCCGGGGATCCCGGTCACGTACGACCGATGAGGCGGCTGACGACCGGTACTGGGCGCAGTTGCGAGGGGAAGCACAGTGA